A region from the Kineothrix sp. IPX-CK genome encodes:
- the hcp gene encoding hydroxylamine reductase, producing the protein MENKMFCYQCQEAAGNTGCTVSGVCGKNPEVAAVQDLLIYVTKGLSSVTTQLRSEGKTIAQEVNHLVTLNLFTTITNANFDEDAIIARIVETLDKKRELLAQVENQGILPDTAKWDSDDRGEFKAKAAEIGVLSTKNEDVRSLRELITYGLKGLSAYSKHANALLQEDEDVDAFLQSALAKTLDDSLTVNDLVALTLETGKYGVNGMALLDKANTTAYGNPEITKVNIGVGTRPGILISGHDLRDMEMLLKQTEGTGVDVYTHSEMLPAHYYPAFKKYPHFVGNYGNAWWKQKEEFESFNGPILMTTNCIVPPKDSYKNRLYTTGASGYPGCRHISGSIGDEKDFTEIIEHAKRCPSPTEIEHGQIVGGFAHNQVLALADAVVGAVKSGAIKKFVVMAGCDGRAKSRNYYTDFAKALPEDAVILTAGCAKYKYNKLDLGDIGGIPRVLDAGQCNDSYSLAVIALKLKEVFGLDDINDLPIVYNIAWYEQKAVIVLLALLYLGVKNIHLGPTLPAFLSPNVAKVLVENFGIAGIGTVEDDMELFFGDEEKEQSGITADMLIGEILRQYPDAASVLMASGMHCLGCPSSQMESLADACVVHGIEVSGLLDQLNHQLLA; encoded by the coding sequence ATGGAGAATAAAATGTTTTGCTACCAATGTCAGGAAGCTGCCGGCAATACCGGTTGTACCGTATCGGGTGTCTGCGGTAAAAATCCGGAGGTTGCTGCTGTGCAGGATCTGCTTATATATGTAACAAAGGGACTTTCCTCAGTTACAACACAATTGCGCAGCGAAGGCAAGACCATTGCACAGGAAGTAAATCATCTGGTTACTCTGAATCTCTTTACCACCATTACCAACGCTAACTTTGACGAGGATGCCATTATTGCCCGTATTGTCGAGACTCTCGATAAAAAGCGGGAACTTCTGGCGCAGGTTGAGAATCAGGGCATACTGCCGGATACTGCGAAATGGGACTCTGATGATCGTGGAGAATTCAAGGCCAAGGCCGCTGAGATTGGCGTATTGTCCACTAAGAATGAGGATGTGCGCAGCCTGCGGGAACTGATCACTTACGGCTTGAAGGGTCTTTCCGCCTACTCCAAACACGCTAATGCCCTGCTGCAGGAGGATGAAGATGTGGATGCCTTCCTGCAGAGTGCTCTTGCCAAGACACTGGACGATTCCCTGACTGTGAACGATCTGGTTGCTCTGACGCTGGAAACCGGCAAATACGGCGTTAACGGTATGGCGCTGCTGGACAAAGCCAATACTACTGCCTATGGAAATCCGGAGATTACTAAGGTCAACATCGGAGTGGGCACGCGCCCCGGTATCCTGATATCCGGTCACGACCTGCGAGATATGGAAATGCTGCTGAAGCAAACTGAGGGTACGGGCGTAGATGTATACACCCACTCGGAAATGTTACCCGCTCATTACTATCCGGCCTTCAAGAAGTATCCTCACTTTGTAGGTAACTACGGCAACGCGTGGTGGAAGCAGAAAGAGGAATTTGAGAGCTTTAACGGCCCTATTCTGATGACCACTAACTGCATCGTTCCCCCCAAAGACAGCTACAAGAATCGCCTGTATACTACCGGCGCGTCAGGATATCCGGGCTGCAGGCATATTTCCGGCAGCATCGGCGATGAGAAGGATTTTACAGAGATTATTGAACACGCAAAACGTTGTCCCTCTCCCACTGAAATCGAACACGGACAAATCGTCGGCGGCTTTGCCCATAACCAGGTCCTGGCACTGGCCGATGCCGTAGTTGGCGCAGTGAAATCCGGAGCGATCAAGAAGTTTGTTGTCATGGCAGGCTGTGACGGCAGGGCCAAGTCAAGAAACTACTACACTGATTTTGCGAAGGCACTTCCCGAAGATGCAGTCATCCTCACGGCAGGCTGTGCAAAATACAAATACAATAAGCTTGACCTCGGTGATATCGGCGGCATTCCTCGGGTACTGGATGCCGGACAGTGCAATGACTCTTATTCTCTTGCAGTCATTGCCCTCAAACTGAAGGAAGTTTTTGGCCTGGATGATATCAACGATCTGCCCATTGTGTACAACATTGCATGGTATGAGCAGAAGGCTGTCATTGTCCTGCTGGCTCTGCTATATCTGGGTGTAAAGAACATCCACCTCGGCCCGACACTTCCGGCTTTCCTTTCCCCCAATGTGGCAAAGGTCCTTGTGGAGAATTTCGGCATCGCAGGAATAGGAACGGTAGAAGATGACATGGAGCTGTTTTTTGGCGATGAGGAAAAAGAGCAGTCAGGTATTACGGCGGATATGCTGATCGGAGAAATTCTCCGTCAGTATCCGGATGCGGCTTCTGTCCTGATGGCAAGCGGTATGCACTGCCTGGGCTGTCCTTCCTCCCAGATGGAATCATTGGCAGATGCCTGCGTAGTTCATGGGATTGAAGTAAGCGGCCTGCTGGATCAGCTTAATCATCAACTCCTGGCATAA
- a CDS encoding DUF1565 domain-containing protein has product MLFIYKYSLLAGTKNQPFRTISRAAQAARAGDTVTVHTGEYREWVKPAYRVQRHIRTRRKR; this is encoded by the coding sequence ATGCTCTTCATTTACAAATACAGCCTCTTGGCGGGAACGAAGAATCAGCCGTTTCGGACAATTTCTAGGGCGGCACAGGCAGCGAGGGCCGGAGATACGGTTACCGTACATACAGGCGAATACCGGGAATGGGTAAAACCTGCATATAGGGTGCAAAGGCATATAAGGACGAGAAGGAAAAGATAG
- a CDS encoding hemerythrin domain-containing protein gives MYSVELMVEEHENILKLLTVIQKACCGILDGRDVNDGDFRKIIQFARNYADKHHHGKEEQILFQEMSDRLGEIGVKLIQHGMLVEHDLGRLHISELEKALDQYRDDPQTIFKLGILTEAMGYVNLLLRHIDKENQVVYTYAERNLPPDILQSVDQRVKAFETEAEQNQTQETYLKILQELQSKYPD, from the coding sequence ATGTACAGCGTAGAATTAATGGTAGAGGAACATGAAAATATTCTGAAGCTTCTCACCGTTATACAAAAAGCTTGCTGTGGTATCCTGGACGGGCGGGATGTGAACGATGGTGACTTTCGCAAGATAATCCAATTTGCCCGAAATTATGCTGATAAGCATCATCACGGCAAAGAAGAGCAAATTCTGTTTCAAGAAATGAGCGATCGTCTGGGGGAAATCGGTGTCAAACTGATTCAGCATGGTATGCTGGTAGAGCATGATTTAGGGCGGCTGCATATTTCGGAGCTGGAAAAGGCCCTCGATCAATATAGAGACGATCCCCAGACCATATTCAAACTTGGCATTCTGACTGAAGCCATGGGATATGTGAATTTGCTGCTGCGGCATATCGACAAAGAAAATCAGGTTGTCTATACTTATGCGGAAAGAAATCTGCCTCCGGATATTCTGCAGTCGGTAGATCAGCGGGTAAAAGCATTTGAAACAGAAGCAGAACAGAACCAGACACAAGAAACCTATTTAAAAATTTTACAGGAACTGCAATCGAAATATCCTGACTGA